The DNA sequence TTTTTTCACAGCTTAGTAGTGCTCTGGCGTGCCCCATTTCAATATCACCATGCTCCAATAATAATTTAACGGCTTCATTTAAATTATTTAACCTTAATAAATTACTGATCGTGGTACGTGATTTTCCAACCGCCTTAGCGACTTCAATATGCGTTAAATCAAATTCTTCTAAAAGGCGTTTTAATGCAACTGCTTCTTCCATTGCATTAAGGTTTTCGCGTTGAATATTTTCTATTAATGCAATGGCTATTGCCGCATTATCTTCTACGTTTTTAATTATACAGGGAACATTTTCCAGACCAATAATTTTAGCCGCTCTCCAACGGCGTTCTCCAGCAATAATCTCATATTGTTGGTGACCGGTTTCTCTGATGACCAGAGGTTGGATAATACCTTGCGCATGGATTGAATTAGCCAGTTCATCTAATGCTTTATTATCCATTCCTCTTCTAGGTTGATATTTACCCGGATGCAAAAAATTGACATCAATATCTATTAATATTCCCTTAACACTAACATCGTCAATCAACGGTTGTTTTTTGTCTGTATTAACGTCATGAGAAACCTGTTTTTGGCGGTGCGATGAACTACTGCTTAATAATGAATCGAGTCCTTTGCCTAAACCTCTTTTTTTCCCTAACATGATAATCCCTATTTAGACCGTTCTAGCACTTTGCTACTCAAGTTTTTCTTCTTGTCGCAATATTTCAGCGGCTAATGCCAGATAAGCTTTTGCACCAGTCGAATTTTTATCATAATACATAACCGGAGTACTAAAACTTGGCGCCTCTGCTAAGCGGATATTACGTGGAATAATAGTCCGATAAACTTTTTCACCAAAGTGTTTTTTTAATTGATCCGAGACATCTGAACAAAGGCGATTACGAGGATCATACATAGTGCGTAAAATACCTTCGATCTTAAGCCCTGAATTAACCACTGATGCGAGCTTACTAATAGTATCAAGCAGCGCAGTTAAACCTTCTAACGCATAATATTCACACTGCATTGGAATTAACACAGAATCAGCTGCCGTCATGGCATTGACGGTCAGCATATTTAACGAGGGGGGGCAGTCAATAAAAATATAGTCATAATTATCTTTGTAGTCTGCTAATGCACTGCGTAAGCGCGTTTCTCGTGCAAAATATTCCATTAACTTAACTTCAGCAGCAGTAACATCACTGTTAGCCGCAATCAGGTGATAACCCCCGGTTGTTTCAACCTGGACAACTTGATCTAGCGGTAACTCATCAATTAATAAATCGTAAGCACTGTGAGCAACTTCATATTTATCAACTCCACTTCCCATGGTTGCATTACCTTGGGGATCTAAATCAATCACCAAAACGTTACGTTTAGTTGCAGCTATTGAAGCAGCGATATTTACGCAGGTTGTTGTTTTACCTACACCCCCTTTTTGATTTGCTATCGCAATTATTTTACCCACAAGTTCTACTCTTAATTAAAATGAATACCCTACCCAAATGACTTGAAAAGGCAGAACCAGAGCTAAGCGGTTGTCACTGAACGATCTATAATCCGAAGATACTGATTAATTATCTAAATACGTTTAATTTTAACCAAGCAACGTTCGCCTTCAAGTGTTGGCACTTGTAATGAAATTGATTCTACAAATTCAAACTCTTTATCTAGTTCTTTTATTTCTTGCGCTGGAAATTGCCCCTTTAAAGCAAGAAAATGTCCTTCTTCATGGGGTAAATGTTTGCACCAATACAACATATCATGAAGTGAAGCAAATGCGCGGCTGAGAACAACGTCAAATTTATGCTCTGGCTGATACTCTTCTACCCGACTCTGCACTGCGGTTACATTTTTTAGTCCCAACTCCAAAAGTGCTTGACGAATAAATCGCAAGCGTTTACCCAGACTATCTAATAAAA is a window from the Psychromonas ingrahamii 37 genome containing:
- a CDS encoding ParB/RepB/Spo0J family partition protein is translated as MLGKKRGLGKGLDSLLSSSSSHRQKQVSHDVNTDKKQPLIDDVSVKGILIDIDVNFLHPGKYQPRRGMDNKALDELANSIHAQGIIQPLVIRETGHQQYEIIAGERRWRAAKIIGLENVPCIIKNVEDNAAIAIALIENIQRENLNAMEEAVALKRLLEEFDLTHIEVAKAVGKSRTTISNLLRLNNLNEAVKLLLEHGDIEMGHARALLSCEKNQQVELAKIIIAKSLNVRKAELLVKKALNPQPEKQASLPCQKTEKIINTFQNKFGLSVTAKTGKKQAGQLVINYNSLDDLEELMYKIALEQ
- a CDS encoding ParA family protein, whose product is MGKIIAIANQKGGVGKTTTCVNIAASIAATKRNVLVIDLDPQGNATMGSGVDKYEVAHSAYDLLIDELPLDQVVQVETTGGYHLIAANSDVTAAEVKLMEYFARETRLRSALADYKDNYDYIFIDCPPSLNMLTVNAMTAADSVLIPMQCEYYALEGLTALLDTISKLASVVNSGLKIEGILRTMYDPRNRLCSDVSDQLKKHFGEKVYRTIIPRNIRLAEAPSFSTPVMYYDKNSTGAKAYLALAAEILRQEEKLE
- the rsmG gene encoding 16S rRNA (guanine(527)-N(7))-methyltransferase RsmG, translated to MSLLENLQKLIDQTSLEVTDQQKQQLVQLVELLNKWNKAYNLTSVRDPEQMLVKHIMDSIVVSPYLIGERFIDVGTGPGLPGLPLAILNPDKQFVLLDSLGKRLRFIRQALLELGLKNVTAVQSRVEEYQPEHKFDVVLSRAFASLHDMLYWCKHLPHEEGHFLALKGQFPAQEIKELDKEFEFVESISLQVPTLEGERCLVKIKRI